Proteins encoded within one genomic window of Acidovorax sp. 107:
- a CDS encoding glycerophosphodiester phosphodiesterase family protein, with protein sequence MKALSSFAAVCLSALVLAGCGGSDNAPAQPQVIAHRGASGYLPEHTLGGYELAIRMGADFIEPDLQITKDGALVAIHDDTLTRTTNVATLFAQRNGGYKVSDFTLGEIKTLTVVPTGTGKASYPGFTPSSANAFAVPTFQEVVDLAKKQSSTAGREVGIYPEAKQADPVMEDGILKTLAANGYNATSKVFIQSFSDATLRSLRTKQVAQNSKMPLILLGVATTAADGTARMGVTGATGVQALALKDVAAFTEGVGVLINNTTYPVTKSFIDQAHAAGLKVHGWTFAQADAAPAAAEFRKYLDMGMDGMFANYPDLAVTARNAYVQGK encoded by the coding sequence ATGAAAGCCTTGTCCTCCTTCGCCGCCGTCTGCTTGTCTGCCCTGGTGCTTGCCGGGTGTGGCGGTAGTGACAATGCACCTGCACAACCCCAGGTCATCGCGCACCGTGGCGCCAGCGGCTATCTGCCCGAACACACCCTGGGCGGCTACGAGCTGGCCATCCGCATGGGGGCGGACTTCATCGAGCCCGACCTGCAGATCACCAAGGACGGCGCGCTGGTCGCCATCCACGACGACACCCTGACCCGCACCACCAACGTGGCCACGCTGTTCGCGCAGCGCAACGGCGGCTACAAGGTGTCGGACTTCACCCTCGGCGAAATCAAGACGCTGACCGTGGTGCCCACTGGCACCGGCAAGGCAAGCTATCCGGGCTTCACGCCCAGCTCGGCCAACGCGTTCGCCGTGCCCACCTTCCAGGAAGTGGTGGACCTGGCCAAAAAACAAAGCAGCACCGCAGGCCGCGAAGTGGGCATCTACCCCGAGGCCAAGCAGGCCGACCCGGTGATGGAAGACGGCATCCTCAAGACCTTGGCCGCCAACGGCTACAACGCCACGAGCAAGGTCTTCATCCAGTCGTTCAGCGATGCCACGCTGCGCAGCCTGCGCACCAAGCAAGTCGCGCAGAACAGCAAGATGCCGCTGATCCTGCTGGGGGTGGCCACCACTGCGGCGGACGGCACCGCGCGCATGGGGGTCACGGGCGCCACCGGCGTGCAGGCGCTCGCGCTCAAGGATGTGGCTGCCTTCACCGAGGGGGTGGGCGTGCTCATCAACAACACCACCTACCCGGTCACGAAGTCCTTCATCGACCAGGCCCATGCCGCAGGCCTGAAGGTGCACGGCTGGACCTTTGCACAGGCCGATGCCGCTCCTGCAGCCGCAGAGTTCCGCAAGTACCTGGACATGGGCATGGACGGCATGTTTGCCAACTACCCCGACCTGGCGGTGACCGCCCGCAACGCCTACGTGCAGGGCAAGTAA